The following proteins are co-located in the Paludibaculum fermentans genome:
- a CDS encoding TonB-dependent receptor yields MLRTILILVLTAAGLSAQSITGTIVGTVTDSSGAVVLGAKVNVTSEGSGAAFITSTNNNGDYTVPNLLAGEYRVQVSQAGFRPVDVKNVTVLLNQTVRADVRLEPGSLDQRVSVTAEAPLVQSETSSISSIIDTHAVQSLPVNGRTTATFILIAPGNASDWASNPNIGGAQHWGGSKFTVDGVSTDDLGNGGGTYSYATSLATQPSLETIDEMKIESNSAKAEYSGSVAVSTITKRGSNTLHGSLFEFNRNAQLAANQFFSNAAGKARPPYNRNEFGGSVGGPVIKNRTFFFGAVEALTLRQSNVGTFSVPVQTLREGTFTTTVKDPLNGGAAFPNNQIPVNRIDSRSKTMLGFIPLPTKAGATFNYVENLPVQIGVQRYSARVDHNFNQSNMLGISLAYAKGDPYSTNLYSPSMYGNYSNAGFLTKSASLTYTRILSANMTNELRGSYFTMVNIRIGQNQDFNPASIFPGLFTPIPMGGLPTFNISGYTKVGDVGGAQPNPQITNQFGDTFSWIHGSHVTKAGIDSSFGRVSTNPSVSASVLGSFSFLARYTGNVIGDLLLGYPTSATRATATPPNVMNQNRYGFYIQDDWKVSRNLTVNAGLRYELQTQFTERGGALSNFDFGSGQMVVRTTGGGQYAPAAIAALLAAYPTVKSENVGWGSDLLLPDHKNFAPRVGVAYRPFGNNKTVVRGGYGIFYNLIPVYQGIYQLGISNTPYRLAQSFTGGATSPTISLADPFSVTPTVSANPVAYAVNRQIRNPYSQQWNLSVERVLPGEVGLRVAYLGNKGNRVLFVNSDMNLPATMSLGNLQTQRPYQPWANIYTMSPTGNMFTHQMQVEGTRRFNNGLFLQSSFNWTKTLDNVPYSGTVQNPYNTSLDRGNSEGIRRFTFYATGTYDLPFGTGKKFANWDNPMKYVVSGWRLASVVQLRSGAPFSVTFTPTLGGWYANRANVASSDFYGSDQSIAHWFNPAAFTAPANFTFGNSARNMLFGPGSKSIDASLTKITAITERFKTEFRAEFFNVPNTPSFGLPATDITVPSTVGIISSTTVDARTVQFGLKLLF; encoded by the coding sequence ATGCTGCGAACAATCCTCATATTGGTCTTGACTGCCGCCGGTCTCTCCGCGCAGAGTATCACCGGCACCATAGTAGGCACTGTCACAGACTCTTCCGGCGCCGTCGTTCTTGGCGCCAAGGTCAACGTAACCAGCGAAGGCTCAGGGGCCGCCTTCATTACCAGTACCAATAATAACGGCGACTACACTGTGCCGAATCTTCTCGCGGGCGAGTACCGCGTGCAGGTGTCGCAGGCGGGCTTCCGGCCCGTGGATGTGAAGAACGTCACGGTCCTGTTGAACCAGACCGTTCGCGCCGATGTCCGGTTGGAGCCGGGCTCGCTCGATCAGCGCGTCTCCGTCACGGCGGAGGCTCCGCTGGTGCAATCGGAGACCTCGTCAATCTCCAGCATCATAGACACGCACGCTGTGCAGTCGCTCCCCGTGAACGGCCGAACCACCGCCACGTTCATCCTCATTGCGCCCGGCAACGCCAGCGATTGGGCGTCGAACCCGAACATCGGCGGCGCGCAGCACTGGGGCGGCAGCAAGTTTACCGTGGATGGCGTTTCCACCGACGATCTCGGTAACGGCGGCGGCACCTACTCTTACGCTACTTCCCTCGCCACACAGCCCTCGTTGGAAACCATCGACGAGATGAAGATCGAAAGCAACAGCGCGAAGGCCGAGTACTCCGGCTCAGTCGCGGTCTCCACCATCACCAAGCGCGGCAGCAATACGCTGCACGGCTCGCTGTTCGAGTTCAACCGCAACGCGCAACTGGCCGCCAATCAGTTCTTCTCGAACGCGGCCGGCAAGGCGCGGCCTCCCTATAACCGCAACGAGTTCGGTGGTTCCGTGGGCGGGCCGGTCATCAAGAACCGTACCTTCTTCTTTGGAGCCGTGGAAGCACTCACACTGCGGCAGTCGAATGTCGGGACGTTCTCGGTGCCCGTGCAGACGCTGCGCGAAGGTACGTTCACCACCACGGTGAAGGATCCTCTCAACGGCGGCGCGGCGTTCCCGAACAACCAGATCCCGGTGAACCGCATCGACTCGCGCTCGAAGACGATGCTGGGCTTCATCCCGCTGCCGACCAAGGCGGGCGCCACCTTCAACTACGTGGAGAACCTGCCGGTGCAGATCGGCGTGCAGCGCTACTCGGCGCGCGTCGACCACAACTTCAACCAGTCGAACATGCTGGGCATCTCGCTGGCTTATGCCAAGGGCGACCCTTATTCGACGAACCTCTATTCGCCGAGCATGTACGGCAACTACTCCAACGCCGGCTTCCTCACGAAATCCGCCAGCCTGACCTATACGCGGATTCTGTCGGCCAACATGACCAACGAGCTGCGCGGCTCCTACTTCACGATGGTGAATATCCGCATCGGCCAGAACCAGGACTTCAATCCCGCCTCGATCTTCCCCGGCCTGTTCACCCCCATCCCGATGGGCGGCTTGCCCACGTTCAACATCTCCGGGTATACGAAGGTGGGCGATGTGGGCGGTGCGCAGCCGAACCCGCAGATCACCAATCAGTTTGGCGATACGTTCTCTTGGATTCATGGTTCGCACGTGACCAAGGCCGGTATCGACTCCTCCTTCGGCCGCGTCTCCACCAATCCGTCAGTCTCCGCCTCGGTGCTGGGGAGCTTCAGCTTCCTGGCGCGCTATACCGGCAACGTGATCGGAGACCTGTTGCTGGGCTACCCCACCTCGGCTACCCGCGCCACCGCCACGCCGCCAAATGTGATGAACCAGAACCGCTACGGCTTCTACATCCAGGACGATTGGAAGGTCTCGCGCAACCTCACCGTGAATGCCGGTCTGCGCTATGAACTGCAGACGCAGTTCACGGAACGCGGCGGCGCCCTGTCGAACTTCGACTTTGGCTCCGGCCAGATGGTGGTGCGGACCACCGGCGGCGGCCAGTATGCGCCGGCGGCCATCGCCGCGCTGCTGGCGGCTTACCCGACAGTGAAGTCTGAGAACGTGGGCTGGGGCTCCGATCTGCTGCTGCCCGACCACAAGAACTTCGCGCCGCGCGTCGGCGTGGCTTACCGGCCCTTCGGCAACAACAAGACCGTGGTGCGCGGCGGCTACGGCATCTTCTACAACCTGATCCCTGTCTACCAGGGCATCTATCAGTTGGGCATCAGCAACACGCCCTACCGGCTGGCGCAGTCGTTCACCGGCGGCGCGACCTCGCCCACCATCAGCCTGGCCGATCCCTTCAGCGTCACGCCCACTGTCTCCGCCAATCCCGTGGCCTACGCCGTGAACCGCCAGATCCGCAACCCTTACTCGCAGCAGTGGAATCTCTCGGTGGAGCGAGTGCTGCCCGGCGAAGTCGGCCTGCGGGTCGCCTACCTCGGCAACAAAGGGAACCGGGTTCTCTTCGTGAACTCCGACATGAACCTACCGGCGACCATGTCCCTCGGGAATCTGCAGACCCAGCGGCCTTACCAACCCTGGGCCAACATCTACACGATGAGCCCCACGGGCAACATGTTCACGCACCAGATGCAGGTGGAAGGCACGCGCCGCTTCAACAACGGCCTGTTCCTGCAGAGCAGCTTTAACTGGACCAAGACCCTGGATAACGTGCCCTACTCCGGCACGGTGCAGAATCCCTACAACACCTCGCTGGACCGCGGCAATTCGGAAGGCATCCGGCGCTTCACGTTCTACGCAACCGGCACGTACGACCTGCCGTTCGGTACCGGCAAGAAGTTCGCCAACTGGGACAACCCCATGAAGTACGTGGTCAGCGGCTGGCGCCTGGCGTCGGTGGTGCAACTGCGCTCCGGCGCTCCGTTCAGTGTCACCTTCACGCCCACCCTGGGCGGCTGGTATGCGAACCGCGCCAACGTGGCCAGCAGCGATTTCTACGGCTCAGACCAGTCGATCGCGCACTGGTTCAATCCCGCCGCTTTCACGGCGCCGGCGAACTTCACCTTCGGCAACAGCGCCCGCAACATGCTGTTCGGGCCGGGGTCGAAGTCGATCGACGCCAGCCTGACGAAGATCACCGCCATCACTGAGCGCTTCAAGACGGAGTTCCGGGCCGAGTTCTTCAATGTGCCCAACACTCCGAGTTTTGGCCTACCGGCTACGGACATAACCGTGCCCTCGACGGTAGGCATCATCAGCAGCACAACCGTGGATGCCAGAACCGTCCAGTTTGGGCTGAAGCTGTTGTTCTAA
- a CDS encoding Gfo/Idh/MocA family protein, translating to MSSRREFLHAAAAGTGAALTTPSKALGANERIRVGIIGPGARGMELIRDLKACPNTELVAAADIYTGRLAAVQKAAPGVKTVMDYRRLLEMKDVDAVLIATPQHLHCQHFVASLQAGKHVYQEKTMAFTVEHAKKMRAAYRASKGLTVQIGHQSCSFGDVADASQFTTPAAMGKITAVHAHMYRNTPHDKPQWSRAVSPDMNPESVLWQSFLGDAPKRAFDANRYVNWRFFWDYSGGNVYENMCHQLCFWYKILNLQIPKKATMTGGIYLWKDGREVPDTMNVALEQPEDLLWSWDSGFGNDYLGFSEDVLGTDGTVSRSERVTYTPQAVNRKDAAVLRGSTPTAPACHMKNFVESIRASREPNCPFDLGFRVAIACRMTVESYRQGRSVRWDAQKEEIV from the coding sequence ATGTCTTCCCGCCGTGAATTCCTGCACGCCGCCGCCGCCGGTACGGGCGCTGCCCTCACCACTCCTTCGAAGGCGCTGGGCGCGAACGAGCGCATCCGCGTCGGTATCATCGGCCCCGGGGCGCGCGGCATGGAACTGATCCGCGACCTCAAGGCGTGCCCGAACACGGAACTCGTGGCTGCGGCTGACATCTACACCGGCCGCCTGGCCGCCGTGCAGAAGGCTGCTCCCGGCGTGAAGACCGTGATGGACTACCGCCGGCTGCTGGAGATGAAGGACGTCGACGCGGTGCTCATCGCCACGCCGCAGCACCTCCACTGCCAGCACTTTGTGGCCAGCCTGCAGGCGGGCAAGCACGTCTACCAGGAAAAGACGATGGCCTTCACGGTGGAGCACGCCAAGAAGATGCGCGCCGCGTACCGCGCCTCCAAGGGGCTGACCGTCCAGATCGGCCATCAGTCGTGCTCGTTCGGCGACGTCGCCGATGCCTCACAATTCACCACGCCGGCGGCGATGGGCAAGATTACCGCCGTGCATGCCCACATGTACCGCAACACGCCGCACGACAAGCCGCAGTGGTCGCGCGCCGTCAGCCCCGACATGAATCCCGAGAGCGTCCTGTGGCAGTCGTTCCTGGGCGATGCACCCAAGCGTGCTTTCGACGCCAACCGGTATGTGAACTGGCGCTTTTTCTGGGATTACTCCGGCGGGAACGTGTATGAGAATATGTGCCACCAGCTCTGTTTCTGGTACAAGATCCTGAACTTGCAGATCCCGAAGAAGGCGACGATGACCGGTGGCATCTACCTGTGGAAGGACGGCCGCGAGGTGCCCGACACGATGAACGTCGCGCTGGAGCAACCGGAAGACCTGCTGTGGTCGTGGGACTCGGGCTTTGGCAACGACTACCTGGGCTTCAGTGAAGACGTACTTGGGACCGATGGCACGGTTTCGCGGTCAGAGCGCGTCACCTACACACCGCAGGCGGTGAACCGCAAGGACGCGGCGGTGCTGCGCGGCTCCACCCCCACCGCTCCCGCCTGCCACATGAAGAACTTCGTGGAATCGATCCGTGCCAGCAGGGAGCCGAACTGCCCGTTCGACCTCGGTTTCCGGGTCGCCATCGCCTGCCGCATGACCGTGGAGAGCTACCGGCAGGGCCGGAGTGTCCGTTGGGACGCTCAGAAAGAAGAAATCGTCTAG
- a CDS encoding PEP-CTERM sorting domain-containing protein, giving the protein MKSKPEVCAAIRRTLAVSALLLVALAWSAPQGKAAVILKIDVVEVSVTSYSPVVVLEGGSLSIVNSTVGNVTGPKIEGSQGFETCFPCYGPTDFVSNIHIVATNDAGNSGTFTGNLPVKWDFDLSQGLGAGQVSALGSSSLEWSLQYLVTSLADSTEFTFQTSGSGFGNFSGTGEITGLAGVTPAVWAITLDILWQTNSNGAQLVLDIPDKSLAMPGALASVPEPGTYLLMGAGLAAVAGLRRFRR; this is encoded by the coding sequence TTGAAGTCAAAACCGGAAGTGTGCGCCGCGATACGGCGCACTTTGGCGGTTTCCGCCCTACTGCTGGTAGCGTTAGCCTGGAGTGCACCACAAGGGAAGGCCGCGGTAATCCTGAAGATTGACGTGGTTGAGGTCTCGGTCACCTCATATTCACCCGTGGTTGTCCTGGAAGGCGGCAGCCTCTCCATCGTGAATTCCACGGTCGGGAATGTGACAGGTCCGAAGATCGAAGGCAGCCAGGGGTTCGAGACCTGCTTCCCCTGTTACGGCCCCACTGATTTCGTCTCGAACATCCACATCGTGGCCACCAACGACGCGGGCAACTCGGGCACGTTCACCGGAAACCTGCCGGTAAAGTGGGATTTTGACCTCTCGCAAGGGCTTGGCGCCGGTCAGGTGTCGGCCCTGGGGTCGTCGTCCCTGGAGTGGAGCCTGCAGTACCTGGTCACCTCACTCGCGGATTCGACAGAGTTCACTTTCCAAACCAGCGGCTCCGGCTTCGGCAACTTCTCCGGTACTGGAGAGATCACCGGTCTCGCCGGCGTCACGCCCGCCGTCTGGGCGATCACGCTGGACATCTTGTGGCAGACGAACTCCAATGGCGCGCAGCTTGTGCTGGACATCCCCGACAAGTCTCTCGCCATGCCGGGCGCTTTGGCGTCCGTCCCAGAGCCGGGCACCTACCTGCTGATGGGTGCGGGCCTCGCCGCCGTCGCCGGCTTGCGGCGCTTCCGCCGCTAG
- a CDS encoding serine/threonine-protein kinase has product MDRFARLETLFHKARALSRAEQGPFLQREAPDDPELQEEVLQLLGAHSAADPRMEPQPDAVARAVSELAGLTQFGAYRVIRLLGRGGMGAVYLAERADGEYTQNVALKVLAPHLADDAFATRFRTERQLLAQMNHPNIVRLLDGGVSGTGEPYLVTEYIDGEPLDSYCDRLKLNVRDRLRLLLEVCDAVAHAHHNLVIHRDLKPANILVDKTGAVKLLDFGTATLIGSRESTAVTTLPLLTPRYASPEQLRNDPLNIATDVYSLGLILHELLGGHRAFTLSNDLAQEFSRATQDLPVLALGSVSTVEAAAVRGASLSELRASLGGDLSAIASKAVAYHLRDRYQSVEELKDDLSAFLESRPVHARPLTITYRARKFLYRRRYMVAAVTAVLLASAVGFVATVQQRRLAEQRFEEVRRLARYQLFELYDRAELIPGTLRMRAGMVQQSLDYLDRLSSQRDLDEGLAIEIAQGYRRLGDTQGNFAKATLGNPALAAKMYEKGLAVLKPVSGGSEQARRAQRELEASAAIASLTTNPAAGSLPKFEQTIQQLEKEVQSNPSDDESRLLLGRALIAVFSSPEARDSTRDATAEVAQKGETILLEGIDHQGARQTSFQLALLDLYRLRAIALADKAPKESRAWVDRGFRLLRGLPPEVQNSSIARKARASYLMTLSAVTNAEGDSKQALAMMDEPLSIGRELARDPDDLQACANLAVLLENRAMMRWNVEDYAGYLADYSESTPLNERLVKSSAGERFRLSYLSSLRNLAYAHDKLKTPQTAAAVRKAYDELKKAASDESLGFRPKADLADLLLNLGIDGTQRPEEALTYAEAAAKLEPGAMNSWESLAEANRQLGRYDAALAAIDRAIALLDAPKDGEAPTLTYKQTLAKRQQILAQQAGGSQKK; this is encoded by the coding sequence ATGGATCGCTTCGCCCGGTTGGAGACGCTGTTCCACAAAGCCCGCGCGCTCTCTCGCGCAGAGCAGGGGCCGTTCCTCCAGCGCGAGGCGCCCGACGACCCCGAGTTGCAGGAAGAGGTTCTTCAACTACTTGGCGCCCACAGTGCAGCCGATCCGCGCATGGAGCCCCAACCCGATGCAGTGGCTCGCGCGGTTTCGGAGCTGGCGGGGCTGACCCAGTTCGGGGCGTACCGGGTGATCCGCCTGCTGGGCCGCGGCGGCATGGGGGCGGTCTATCTGGCTGAGCGGGCCGACGGCGAATACACGCAGAACGTGGCGCTCAAGGTGCTGGCTCCGCACCTGGCCGACGACGCCTTTGCCACACGATTCCGCACCGAACGCCAACTGCTGGCGCAGATGAACCACCCGAACATCGTGCGCTTGCTCGACGGCGGAGTGAGTGGCACGGGCGAACCGTACCTCGTGACGGAGTACATCGACGGCGAGCCGCTGGACAGCTACTGCGACCGGCTGAAGCTGAACGTTCGCGACCGCCTGCGGCTGCTGTTGGAGGTTTGCGACGCCGTCGCTCACGCGCACCACAATCTGGTGATTCACCGCGATCTGAAGCCGGCCAACATCCTGGTGGACAAGACCGGCGCCGTCAAGCTGCTGGACTTTGGAACGGCCACGCTGATCGGCTCGCGCGAGAGCACCGCGGTGACGACGCTGCCCCTGCTGACGCCTCGCTATGCGAGCCCGGAGCAACTGCGCAATGATCCTTTGAACATCGCCACCGATGTCTACTCGCTGGGCCTGATCCTGCATGAACTGCTTGGCGGGCATCGGGCCTTCACGCTTTCCAACGACCTGGCGCAGGAGTTCAGCCGGGCTACGCAGGACCTGCCGGTGCTGGCGCTGGGCTCCGTATCAACGGTGGAGGCGGCGGCGGTCCGAGGGGCGAGCCTCAGCGAACTGCGAGCATCCCTGGGTGGCGACCTGAGTGCCATTGCGTCCAAAGCAGTGGCCTATCATTTGCGCGATCGCTACCAGAGTGTGGAGGAGCTGAAGGACGACCTCAGCGCGTTTCTGGAATCGAGGCCGGTCCACGCGCGGCCGCTCACTATTACCTACCGAGCGCGCAAGTTCCTCTACCGCCGGCGCTATATGGTAGCCGCCGTGACCGCCGTGCTGCTGGCCTCCGCCGTCGGCTTCGTGGCGACTGTGCAGCAGCGGCGTCTGGCGGAGCAGCGCTTTGAGGAAGTCCGGCGCCTGGCCCGGTATCAACTGTTCGAGCTCTACGATCGGGCTGAACTGATTCCCGGCACCCTGCGGATGCGTGCCGGCATGGTGCAGCAGTCTCTCGACTATCTCGACCGCCTGTCGTCGCAACGCGACCTGGACGAGGGCTTGGCCATAGAAATCGCGCAAGGCTACCGCCGCCTGGGCGATACGCAAGGCAACTTTGCCAAGGCGACGCTGGGGAATCCCGCCTTGGCTGCGAAGATGTACGAGAAAGGCCTGGCCGTGCTCAAGCCAGTATCCGGCGGCAGCGAGCAGGCACGCCGGGCGCAGCGCGAGCTCGAAGCCAGCGCGGCGATTGCCTCGCTCACCACCAATCCCGCGGCCGGCTCGCTGCCCAAGTTCGAGCAAACGATCCAACAGCTCGAGAAGGAGGTGCAGTCGAACCCGTCGGACGACGAGAGCCGCCTGCTGCTGGGCCGTGCGCTGATTGCGGTCTTCAGTTCTCCCGAAGCCCGGGACAGCACGCGCGACGCGACCGCGGAGGTTGCCCAGAAGGGCGAAACGATCCTGCTGGAGGGGATCGACCATCAGGGCGCGCGGCAGACCTCCTTCCAACTCGCCTTGCTCGACCTCTACCGGTTGCGTGCCATCGCGCTGGCCGACAAAGCGCCGAAGGAATCGAGGGCGTGGGTGGACCGCGGCTTCCGCCTTCTGCGCGGCCTGCCTCCGGAAGTGCAGAACAGTTCCATTGCCCGCAAAGCCCGTGCTTCGTACCTGATGACCCTTTCCGCCGTAACGAATGCGGAAGGCGACTCGAAGCAGGCCCTGGCCATGATGGACGAGCCGCTGTCCATCGGCCGTGAACTGGCTCGAGACCCCGACGATCTGCAGGCCTGCGCAAATCTGGCGGTGCTGCTGGAAAATCGCGCGATGATGCGCTGGAACGTGGAAGACTACGCAGGATACCTGGCCGACTATTCAGAGTCGACGCCCCTGAACGAACGCCTGGTGAAATCGAGTGCGGGTGAACGCTTCCGCCTCTCTTACCTCTCGTCGCTGAGGAACCTGGCCTACGCCCACGACAAGCTCAAGACGCCGCAAACCGCCGCCGCTGTGCGCAAGGCTTACGACGAGCTGAAGAAGGCCGCGAGCGACGAGAGCCTGGGCTTCCGCCCCAAGGCGGACCTGGCGGACCTGCTGCTGAATCTCGGCATCGATGGAACGCAGCGGCCGGAAGAGGCCCTGACCTATGCCGAGGCGGCCGCGAAGCTGGAGCCCGGCGCCATGAACTCGTGGGAAAGCCTGGCGGAAGCCAACCGCCAACTCGGCCGCTATGACGCGGCCCTGGCTGCGATCGATCGCGCGATCGCACTGCTGGACGCCCCCAAGGATGGCGAGGCGCCCACCCTGACCTACAAGCAAACGCTGGCGAAGCGTCAGCAGATCCTCGCGCAGCAGGCCGGCGGCAGTCAGAAGAAATAG